One Hydractinia symbiolongicarpus strain clone_291-10 chromosome 7, HSymV2.1, whole genome shotgun sequence genomic window, TTTCTCACAGGCTGACAACTTGTCTTTTGGGTGATAGGTTTATGGTGATTCCAACTACGATATAAATTTTTAGTAGAATAAAGAGTTTTTATCTATGACGATAAACCAGCTCTTATGATCTATGGAGTGAAAAATATATCGTCAttcttattgtttctttgtgataAGTGTCAAGAATCTCTGAAAATCCTGTTCTACACTTACACAGAAATAAACTATCATTGAAAAAATCTGTATTATAAAATTAACCAAAAATCcatatgtattttcaaaaaacactttatttgaaaaatataaaaatgcatGAATCTTTTCGCAACAGTGTTACATTAtcaagtgaaaaaatatttcttttatattattatattaaaaaaattttgatttcccccttttttttagaaaaaaaaacaaaatttttgagtGTTTTTCGAAACCTGTTGTATCATTTGTCTATATAAACTACATCTAATAAAAGCTTTGGTAAAATAATCGATACAAATTCTTATACCACGCACCCACGCACTCATTCGTCACCAATTACGCTGGAATTGAAATTAATGGAAACCTTTGTTGCTGTGTCATCATACTTGTAAAACGGTtcgataatttataaaattactTTAAAAGCATTCAATTACGTTATTGAATGTTTTAAGTAGCAGCTATTATCTCTTTACGACATCGCTAGAATTTTGTCTATAAAAAGCTGTACAAGTTTAGACTATTATCCACGAGTTATCCAGTTGTATCAACTCCATTTCCATTTTTGCACAAGAGATATCTTCAAGAAGCCTATCTTTAATTTTTAAGATAAATGTTGCCTATTTTTTATATGGTAAATGTTTTAAAGAATACAAACAGCAGCTCGCGCATAAAAAGAATCTTTTACTAGCAGTGTCAAAAAACACACTAATTTATGGCGTTTTAATGCTTCTTCTTTCCATGGACTCTTTTAAATTCacatgaaatttttattaatgtGTATTGGTGTCTCTTATTACTACCTTTAtgttatactagtcgttagcccgtggataaatccacgggttcgcccgtcctcaTTATACAGCATTGCATGCGTcgcgctacttgcgcagctaagctaccattttgcgtgacagacggacagacgtatacgggtattataatgtaGATAGTATTGCATTGTTATGATTCAAACCTTGTTCACAACGATAATTATGTTATTATAAAACCACAACGAGGTAATAGCATCATTCTCACTTCTTGTAAGAACACTTAGTGCAAAGTCATCGTTATCGTGATTGCATTAATAACACTGCATAGTAAACATCTTTGGGAATATTTTCTGATATGTTATCGACACGATTGACGAATGAAGGCAGAATATACACAAGTTTTTTAGACGTATTTTCACAGACGAGAACAGTGAAACATATATAAGTATCAATAAGCATGCTATCGTTAAATTTAAGAAACATCTAGATGACAATgtggttttattttgttttgttgatatCATTTCTTCATTCGTCCATTCAACAAAACTTCCCAGctaaagaattttttaatgtATCAGAATTTAAGTCCGGGTATCCGTTCCGTTTGTATCTATGTACATCTGAATTAATTAATGGCGAAACTAGATGCTGTGATTGCGATGACACTTGTATGAAATATCGAACATGCTGCATTGATAAATTATGGACCTTTAAAGAAGTTCCATTAAACGAGTATCTATTTGGGTTCTTACAAGAGTCTaagaaacacaaaaatatatcatGTGCGCATGTTTTGAGTCATCCTGCACACACCAGTGACACATTTTTAATGGTACAGTCTTGTTTACCTGGAGCTGATGGAGATGACGTCGCCAATTGTGTATCTCCTGGTTTGGATATAAATAAACACATGCCAGTTGTGGGAAGTGATAAATATTTATATCGAAATAAATATTGTGCTAAATGTAATTTTGTTACttcgtataaaaatttaaacatcaaGGGACGGTGTCAAAACGTGTCATTGCTATCTGTCAGCAAATCAATGTCTTGGGAAATTTTGTCTAACTTAACTAAATGTGAGTTTACTTTGGAGAGAAATGATCATAATTTGCAATTTAAAGCGTGTACATTAAATCCAGATTGTAAGAGAATGAATAATAATTATGAACTGTGCAAAAGTTATGGTGGAAGTATCCACTCGTACAAGAATTACCATTGCTATAAATGTCAATCTAAACCAAAACTTATTACTGATAAATGCATAAGTGATTGTAGAAAGTTACAAACTTGCAACGATCACAAAGACGACATTCTGATATTCTCATTTACCCTGACACTGAAAGAGACAAAAGTGAAAGTTATAAATTTTAGACAGAAATTCCCTATCAGAGAATTTATGAACATACCATTGAATCACAAGTTTGAACCAAAAAAAGGGTTGCAACAGTACCTTTGCAGCGGATCGGGGGATAAATGCTGCGATTGCACCGCATATTGCATGAGCAGAAAACAATGCTGTATTGATAAACTCTGGAATGAAACACATCCTGAACCACTGTACACTTACTTAGCTAAATTTTTAAGCAAAGGAAAGACATATGTAGACTATTCTTGTGAACCAGTTTTACCTTATGCTAAATTAATTAACCATGACACTGAGTACAGATTGATGATTAAGACATGTCATCCTAGTGCAAGTGCAGATGACCAGAAGTTGTGTCAGAATCCTCCAAATTCGTTCAATTCAACGCTGCTGCCAGTTTTTGGGTCGGATGAGCGTCTCTACAGAAACTCTTACTGCGCCCGATGCAACTTTCTTCGAGAATTTCAAACCATTAATGTTACAGCAGATTGCGGAAGTACATGGCCAAATGGTGAAGATTTTGAGCGCTTGTATTATAACTCAACGATTACTTTGGATCTTCAGGAAAACTTTCGCCAATGCAAGTTTTCCTTAGCAAAATCGATAACCAAAACAGAGGGATGTGACAATATACCAAAATGGGATAGGGATTGTGCACCTAGGAGTGAATATTACGACTTATGCTCTTCATACGGGGGTATCGTGGGGAAATATTCAAATTACCATTGCTGGAGATGCAACAACGAACCTGTTCCGGATACCATACCTCCACTGAAAACTTGTCCACACATCAGATGTCCTGATTGTTTCACTCAACTACCTCGACCTTGGTCGATTTTGATTAATTTTTCAGGAAAATCGACATTTTCTCTTGATGGATTTGGCGAGAAAACTGTTTGCAAGAAAAATACCGTTTTTGACGTCAAAACGTCCAAATGCGTTACATTTATTTGTCTAAAAAACTATTACCCTGCCAACGGAAAATGCATGCGACGTAAATTAACACCAACAAACAAGCCAAATATCACTAACCCTGACTTTGACAACTGCATTATGACTCAGAAACACAAACTCTACATTTTTCTGAAAAACTCATCTTCTATCGATAC contains:
- the LOC130649400 gene encoding uncharacterized protein LOC130649400, with product MTMWFYFVLLISFLHSSIQQNFPAKEFFNVSEFKSGYPFRLYLCTSELINGETRCCDCDDTCMKYRTCCIDKLWTFKEVPLNEYLFGFLQESKKHKNISCAHVLSHPAHTSDTFLMVQSCLPGADGDDVANCVSPGLDINKHMPVVGSDKYLYRNKYCAKCNFVTSYKNLNIKGRCQNVSLLSVSKSMSWEILSNLTKCEFTLERNDHNLQFKACTLNPDCKRMNNNYELCKSYGGSIHSYKNYHCYKCQSKPKLITDKCISDCRKLQTCNDHKDDILIFSFTLTLKETKVKVINFRQKFPIREFMNIPLNHKFEPKKGLQQYLCSGSGDKCCDCTAYCMSRKQCCIDKLWNETHPEPLYTYLAKFLSKGKTYVDYSCEPVLPYAKLINHDTEYRLMIKTCHPSASADDQKLCQNPPNSFNSTLLPVFGSDERLYRNSYCARCNFLREFQTINVTADCGSTWPNGEDFERLYYNSTITLDLQENFRQCKFSLAKSITKTEGCDNIPKWDRDCAPRSEYYDLCSSYGGIVGKYSNYHCWRCNNEPVPDTIPPLKTCPHIRCPDCFTQLPRPWSILINFSGKSTFSLDGFGEKTVCKKNTVFDVKTSKCVTFICLKNYYPANGKCMRRKLTPTNKPNITNPDFDNCIMTQKHKLYIFLKNSSSIDTMHVASTLSKLANNSVSLKKQSEENNRLQETDVFLTQDLFKIFTNISLLKPLWKYVESLVIVKDTGGQITKLYGFDVSRMFSNSRVCAQPYVSTINNVNFSKNCDLNEHNNSYSIQNISIWITLKENNISRFYSSCNRFHLHSKCLLRRLPENITLKNGNLHVGKNTTYVVEQYMPLEDGFAVCIHTNKQIHYKWLEDLRNVEYYVSIVGTSLSILSYAWIIVTFILFKELRTLPGLNTLGMCSSLLVADIFFLLATTSNASYHLCLSVAIFLHWSLLVSFTWCTVIAFDLVSTFGSFVVMSRRSSMKKFARRYLFVLALPTLIVVITVTLDQGSNVNVGYGINHICWINYLHARIAAYIVPILLAFLVTLISLSYTIYKIHNNIQTNQNVLKSESKNALKTIKIALKLIITLGLIEGIGFIQIVKTDLSERELAVNASFGFVYSLLRSLRGVMLWLVYIFGAKAFSMYNKRIQSFRRKHAEESTHLSTKSTGLNLSNGGIHGVTVADSKH